The following are from one region of the Silene latifolia isolate original U9 population chromosome 9, ASM4854445v1, whole genome shotgun sequence genome:
- the LOC141601873 gene encoding uncharacterized protein LOC141601873 — protein sequence MLSSFEHRQALLQALMNMTVSPHTTPNDVVSFVAQNQPRLTNAVTFSDEDLPSFGPQHCLAMYITVECRHKRLPMTLVDDGSAVNVLPLRTAFILGLEKSDFAPTTQMVRAFDGTVRRVSRLVTLSVNVGKVERKVNFQVIDVASSFNILLGRPWIHTAGAVSSTLHRKIKIPLKGEVVTINATPIIVTGGDVTSEVQTDNTALESCGFEVVNAIESTFEAPNMNLYTGSRVCKTIFKTGKYFGYSMYPRRENAFQLKSPVPKGTRYGLGYELNEEDSLRKRVSTEDRDIKMGPYSLTLNGHFVKAGEEMLSLDFPEPLFNSKANKLVPGIEVFRDCFYIPEDIMAVATIKKESIPIEDGKAMGLLFGEEKKPEIPNEVLVNMIVRSDRFDPSTLITDVDPQRNTSRWRKTMKWTDNKGSLFKMTIGEGQMFKPDDDSESESESESESDISPKAKSRVLGVEDTPSPVFSFPVPPPSAVEDRQVEEEEEEVEPPPQLVKGLEEYDQRSSVIEDTEVVNVGTTLEPQELKIGTTLDPAERKGMDPIKYLFEKPVLMGRISRWTLMLSEFDLKYVPLKAIKGKVVADFLTDNPVEETDIVDTWSFPDEDIVHIEDDVWDLYFDGASNNMGCGIGVLIISPRGEHVPVSIKLDFAVTNNAAEYEACLLGLQSANKLGVIKLTMTRGFLLGHQSSDGVMEDQK from the exons ATGTTGAGCTCGTTTGAACACCGACAAGCTCTGCTTCAAGCCTTAATGAATATGACCGTGTCACCGCACACTACTCCAAATGACGTGGTCTCATTTGTTGCTCAAAACCAACCTCGGCTCACTAATGCCGTAACTTTTTCTGATGAAGACCTGCCCTCATTTGGGCCACAACATTGTCTCGCTATGTACATCACCGTAGAATGCCGCCATAAGCGACTCCCAATGACCCTTGTCGACGACGGGTCTGCAGTTAATGTTCTCCCACTACGGACCGCTTTCATCTTGGGACTCGAGAAAAGCGACTTCGCACCCACTACGCAAATGGTTCGGGCTTTCGATGGCACAGTGCGTCGAGTGTCCAGACTCGTCACTTTAAGCGTGAATGTGGGAAAGGTGGAGCGCAAGGTCAATTTCCAAGTGATAGATGTTGCCTCATCTTTCAACATTTTGCTCGGGAGGCCATGGATTCACACAGCTGGAGCCGTGTCTTCTACCCTCCATCGCAAGATTAAAATCCCTCTCAAGGGAGAGGTAGTGACCATCAATGCTACTCCTATAATTGTGACGGGAGGAGATGTTACTTCCGAAGTGCAAACTGATAATACCGCCTTGGAGTCTTGTGGTTTCGAGGTAGTAAACGCAATTGAGTCCACTTTCGAGGCACCGAATATGAACTTATATACGGGAAGCCGTGTTTGTAAAACAATCTTCAAGACCGGAAAGTACTTCGGGTACTCCATGTACCCCCGAAGGGAAAACGCATTTCAATTGAAGTCGCCAGTGCCTAAGGGGACAAGATACGGGCTTGGGTATGAGCTAAATGAAGAAGACTCCCTGAGAAAGAGAGTCTCGACCGAAGACCGAGACATCAAGATGGGGCCGTACTCGCTAACTCTAAACGGCCACTTTGTGAAAGCCGGGGAGGAAATGCTGAGTTTAGACTTCCCCGAACCACTGTTCAACTCAAAGGCCAACAAGCTGGTCcccggaatcgaagtattccgtgATTGTTTCTATATTCCCGAAGACATTATGGCAGTAGCTACAATAAAGAAGGAGTCTATTCCGATCGAAGATGGGAAAGCTATgggtctcctctttggagaggaaaaGAAGCCGGAAATACCAAACGAAGTCTTGGTAAACATGATCGTAAGGAGTGATCGTTTCGATCCATCTACCCTCATTACTgatgtagatcctcagaggaataCATCTAGATGGCGGAAAACCATGAAATGGACCGACAACAAGGGTTCGCTTTTCAAGATGACCATTGGAGAAGGGCAAATGTTCAAGCCTGAtgacgattctgagtctgagtctgagtctgagtctgagtctgacatAAGTCCTAAGGCTAAGTCTAGGGTTTTAGGTGTCGAAGATACCCCTTCCCCAGTATTTTCTTTTCCTGTACCTCCCCCTAGtgctg TCGAGGATAGAcaggtggaagaagaagaggaggaggtggaACCGCCTCCCCAGTtagtaaaagggttggaagaataCGACCAAAGAAGCTCGGTAATCGAAGATACCGAAGTTGTTAATGTGGGGACTACCTTAGAGCCTCAGGAGCTTAAGATAGGAACAACCTTAGATCCCGCAGAAAGGAAGGG AATGGACCCCatcaagtacttgtttgaaaAGCCGGTGCTAATGGGCAGAATCTCAAGATGGACCCTCATGCTAtcggaattcgatctcaaatatgtgccGCTGAAAGCGATAAAAGGAAAGGTCGTTGCCGATTTCCTGACCGATAATCCAGTCGAAGAAACTGACATTGTTGACACTTGGTCGTTCCCAGATGAGGATATTGTCCATATCGAAGATGATGTATGGGATCTATATTTCGATGGGGCTTCGAATAACATGGGATGCGGAATAGGTGTCCTTATCATTTCACCGAGAGGAGAGCACGTACCAGTTTCGATCAaattggacttcgccgtcacaaaTAACGCCgcggaatacgaagcatgcctacttGGTTTGCAGAGCGCTAACAAGTTAGGAGTCATAAAGTTGACAATGACACGGGGATTCCTCCTTGGTCATCAATCAAGTGACGGGGTCATGGAAGATCAAAAGTAG